Genomic segment of Streptosporangium sp. NBC_01755:
TGGTCGCGCACGAGCTTGGTCACGCCAAGGCGGGTGACGTGCTCTCCGGTACGCTCGTCGGCGGTCTGGGCGCGGCGTTCGGGGCGTGCCTGCTCTACGTGGTGACCTCGGCGGGGGCCGTGCGGCGCCGCGCGGGGATCTCCTCCGTGGGCGACCCGAGGGCGGTGGGCCTGGTCATGGGGTTGCTCAGCCTGGCCACGGTGCTGTCAGGGCCGGCCCAGAACCTGGTGAGCAGGCACATCGAGGCTCGTGCGGACGTCCACGCGCTGGACCTGACCAGGGATCCGGCGACGTTCGTCGCCATGCAGAAACGGCTGGCGGTCACCAACATTTCGGATTTATCGCCTGATCTTATGGAATACGTGCTCTATGCCTCGCATCCCACCGCGCCGCAGCGCATCGCCCTGGCGCGCTCCTGGGCCCGGCTGAACGGTCTCTCCGAGCCGTGAGGCGCACGCTGGTGGTCACGAACGACTTCCCGCCCCGTGCCGGGGGGATCCAGTCGTTCGTGTACGGTCTCATCGCCCGACGCCCGCCCGGCTCGATCGTCGTCTACGCCTCCCGGTGGCCCGGTAGCGAGGACTTCGATCTGCGGCAGCCGTACCCCGTGGTGCGGCATCCCACCTCGCTGATGCTGCCCACCCCCGCCGTCGCCCGCCGGGCGGCCGGACTGGTCACCGAGTTCGGATGCGAGACGGTGGTCTTCGGGGCGGCGGCGCCGCTCGGGCTGCTCGCGCCCAGGGTGCGCGAGGCCGGGGCCCGCCGCGTCGTCATGGTCACCCACGGCCACGAGGCGGGCTGGACGGCGCTCCCGATCGGCCGCCGGGTGCTCGCCAGGATCGGCGCGAACGCCGACGTGGTCACCTACCTGGGGGAGTACACCCGGCAGCGGCTGGCCAGGGTGATACCCGAGGGCAAGCTGGTGCGGCTCACACCCGGCGTCGACACCGAGGTGTTCGCGCCCGAGACGGGGAGAGGGCCGGTGCGCGCGGCGCTCGGACTGGGGAATCGGCCGGTGGTGGTCTGCCTGTCCAGGCTGGTGCCGCGCAAGGGCCAGGACGCGCTCCTGCGAGCCTGGCCAGGCGTGCTGCGGGACGTTCCCGACGGGATCCTCCTGATCGTCGGTGGTGGCCCGTACCGCAGGACCCTGGAGCGACTGGCCAGGCCGATGGGCGGCTCGGTCCAGATCACCGGCCCCGTGCCGGAGGCGGCGCTGCCCGGCTACCTGGCGGCGGGCGACGTGTTCGCCATGCCGTGCCGCACCCGCCTGGGCGGTCTGGACGTGGAGGGGCTCGGCATCGTCTACCTGGAGGCCTCCGCCAGCGGGCTGCCCGTGGTGGCAGGCTCCTCGGGCGGCGCCCCCGACGCCGTGCTGCACGGGCAGACCGGCCTGGTCGTCGACGGCACCCGCCCGGACGAGGTCACGGCGACCCTGGTCGACCTGCTCAAGGACCCGGCCGGAGCGCGTGCCATGGGTGAACGCGGGCGCGAGTGGGTCGCGCGCGAGTGGAGCTGGGAACTCGCCGCATCCCGCTTCGCCCGTGTTCTGGAGTCCGCGGAGACCGTCTGACCGGGCACCTCCCCTTGGATCCTCTGGCCTGTCGCGGACGGCCACCGCGGCGCGCGGCGGCTCCCTCCTCCGCTCCTCGCCGCGGCGGGATCCGCGAGGCGTGGTCTAGCCGTAGAGGGACTCGACCTGCTTGGCGAAGTCACGCATCACGATGGCGCGCTTGACCTTCAGGGTCGGGGTGAGGTGCCCGCTCTCCTCGCTGATGTCGATGTCGAGCACCGTGAACTTCTTGATCTGCTCGGCCTTGGAGACGAACTTGTTGGCGTTGTCCACGGCCTTCTGCACCTCGGCGACGATGGCCGGGTCGGAACTGAGGGCGGTGAGGTCCGCGTCCGTCCTGCCGTTGGCGGCCTTCCACTGCTCCAGGGCCTCGGCGTCGAGCGTGATGAGCGCCGCGACGAACGGCCTGTCGTCGCCGACCACCATCGCCTGGCTGATCAGCGGGTGGGCGCGGATGTGGTCCTCCATCGGGGCCGGGGCGACGTTCTTGCCCGCGGCGGTGACGATGATCTCCTTCTGGCGGCCGGTGATGCGCAGGTAGCCGTCCCCGTCCAGCTCGCCGACGTCGCCGGTGTGGAACCAGCCGTCCTTGTCGATCGCCACGGCGGTGGCCTCGTCGTTGTTCCAGTAGCCCTCGAAGACGTGGCGGCCCTTGACGAGCACCTCGCCGTGCTCGCCGATGCCGATGGTGACGCCGGGGAACGGCTTGCCGACGGTGCCGATCTTGTTGGCCCCCGGCAGGTTGACCGAGGAGGGCGCCGAGGTCTCGGTGAGGCCCCAGCCCTCAAGCACCTCGATGCCCACGCCGCGGAAGAAGTGGCCGAGCCGCTCGCCCAGGGCGGAGCCACCGGACACGGCCGCCGTCAGCCTGCCGCCGGTCGCGGCGCGCAGCTTGCCGTAGACGAGCTTGTCGAACAGGGCGTGCTTGAGCTTCAGCCCCAGTCCCGCGCCACCCGTGGACTCCGCCCTGCTCCAGGCTACGGCGGTCTCCGCCGCGGCGTGGAAGATCTTCCCCTTGCCGTCGGCGGTGGCCTTCTGCTCTGCGGCGTTGTAGACCTTCTCGAACACGCGGGGCACGCCCAGCAGGAACGTGGGCTTGAAAACCTGCAGGTCGGGGCCGACGTTCTTCATGTTGGGGGTGTGCGCGAGGATCGTGCCCGTCTCGATCAGCACGATCTCGATGATGCGGGCGAAGACGTGCGCGAGCGGCAGGAAGAGCAGCGCCGCCCTGTCGTTCACCGTGAAGAGGCGCTCCAGTGGACCCTGCGCGACGTTCCTGGCGGTGAACAGCAGGTTGTCATGGGTCAGGCGGCAGCCCTTGGGCCTGCCGGTGGTGCCCGAGGTGTAGACGATGGTGGCCAGGTCGGCGATGCCGCGGCTGGACCTGCGCTCGGCGAGCGTGTCGTCGGTGACCTCGGCGCCGAGCATGGTCAGCTCGTCCAGGGCGCCGCCCTCGATGTGCCAGACGTCCTTGAGGCCGGGCAGCTCGGCGATACCCTCGCGGACCGTCTCCTCGTGCGAGTCCAGCTCGACGAACACGGCCTTCGCGCCGCTGTCGGAGATGATCCAGGTCGACTGGTCGGCCGAGGAGGACTCGTAGATCGGTACGCCGACCGCGCCGGCGGCCCAGATCGCGTAGTCGATCACGGTCCACTCGTAGCGGGTGCGCGACATCAGCGCCACCCGGTCACCGGGTTCGACGCCGGCCGCGATCAGGCCCTTGGCCACTCCGGCGACCTGGTCGCGGAACTCACGGGCGGTGACGGCGGCCCAGTCGTCGCCGACCTTGCGGCGCAGGGCGACGGCGCCCGGCTCCTCTTCGGCACGCCGGAACACCGTGTCGGTCAGGTTGGCGGAGGTGGGGACATCCACCAGCACGGGGACGCTGTACTCGCGCACGGATCACTCCTGGAGACGCACGGATCGATGAACTGCCTGGAAGCTATCGCGATAAGTTACGCCTGAGTAAATTCGTCACCCAGGCGTTATCAAGGGCGATTTCACCGTATCAACTGCCCTCGCCTGGAGCCGCTGACCGCGCCGTCGTGTGAAGTTTGTTACTTATGCCGGTATTTGCAGGTGATTAGGATGTCCGGCATGCGGGTTCATGTCGTCAGCGACGTACACGGGAGAGCCGACGCACTGGCCCGCGCGGGAGACGGCGCCGACGCCCTGATCTGCCTGGGCGACCTGATCCTGTTCGTCGACTACGACGACCACTCCCAGGGAATCTTCGCCGAGCTCTTCGGGGCGGAGCGGGCTGCGGAGTTCATCGCGCTCAGGACCGCCAAGCGGTTCGACGAGGCGCGGGCGATGTCCTCGGCGCTGTGGGCTTCGCTGGAGGGCGGCCCGCGAGAGCACATCGAGCGCTCCGTCAGGCGGCAGTACGGTGAGATCTTCGCCGCGATGCCGACCCCCGCCTACCTCACCTACGGCAACGTGGACCTGCCGATCTACTGGCCAGAGTACGTGCGCGAGGGCCACCACGTGCTCGACGGCGAGACCGTGGAGATAGGCGGCCT
This window contains:
- a CDS encoding glycosyltransferase family 4 protein, coding for MRRTLVVTNDFPPRAGGIQSFVYGLIARRPPGSIVVYASRWPGSEDFDLRQPYPVVRHPTSLMLPTPAVARRAAGLVTEFGCETVVFGAAAPLGLLAPRVREAGARRVVMVTHGHEAGWTALPIGRRVLARIGANADVVTYLGEYTRQRLARVIPEGKLVRLTPGVDTEVFAPETGRGPVRAALGLGNRPVVVCLSRLVPRKGQDALLRAWPGVLRDVPDGILLIVGGGPYRRTLERLARPMGGSVQITGPVPEAALPGYLAAGDVFAMPCRTRLGGLDVEGLGIVYLEASASGLPVVAGSSGGAPDAVLHGQTGLVVDGTRPDEVTATLVDLLKDPAGARAMGERGREWVAREWSWELAASRFARVLESAETV
- a CDS encoding AMP-dependent synthetase/ligase, giving the protein MREYSVPVLVDVPTSANLTDTVFRRAEEEPGAVALRRKVGDDWAAVTAREFRDQVAGVAKGLIAAGVEPGDRVALMSRTRYEWTVIDYAIWAAGAVGVPIYESSSADQSTWIISDSGAKAVFVELDSHEETVREGIAELPGLKDVWHIEGGALDELTMLGAEVTDDTLAERRSSRGIADLATIVYTSGTTGRPKGCRLTHDNLLFTARNVAQGPLERLFTVNDRAALLFLPLAHVFARIIEIVLIETGTILAHTPNMKNVGPDLQVFKPTFLLGVPRVFEKVYNAAEQKATADGKGKIFHAAAETAVAWSRAESTGGAGLGLKLKHALFDKLVYGKLRAATGGRLTAAVSGGSALGERLGHFFRGVGIEVLEGWGLTETSAPSSVNLPGANKIGTVGKPFPGVTIGIGEHGEVLVKGRHVFEGYWNNDEATAVAIDKDGWFHTGDVGELDGDGYLRITGRQKEIIVTAAGKNVAPAPMEDHIRAHPLISQAMVVGDDRPFVAALITLDAEALEQWKAANGRTDADLTALSSDPAIVAEVQKAVDNANKFVSKAEQIKKFTVLDIDISEESGHLTPTLKVKRAIVMRDFAKQVESLYG
- a CDS encoding metallophosphoesterase family protein; its protein translation is MRVHVVSDVHGRADALARAGDGADALICLGDLILFVDYDDHSQGIFAELFGAERAAEFIALRTAKRFDEARAMSSALWASLEGGPREHIERSVRRQYGEIFAAMPTPAYLTYGNVDLPIYWPEYVREGHHVLDGETVEIGGLRFGFVGGGLRTPYRTPYEIDEEEFDRKVAAVGEVDVLCCHIPPAIPELLYDVVARRFERGSEATLEAIRRTQPRYALFGHVHQPLAARTRVGRTECLNVGHFRNRGVPFALEW